In Juglans microcarpa x Juglans regia isolate MS1-56 chromosome 1S, Jm3101_v1.0, whole genome shotgun sequence, the genomic stretch attgtattagCCTATAAGCCTATTaggtatatatagttataacttataacttatagtgatattaatactatactattatacatatattatgctataatactataacttttataatatgcTATTAATACTATATCTCTTATATAGTACAGTTATTATAACctataatagttatatagttaatataagttacttatattatactaaataactatagactataccaatactaaattactaatagtaatagtaatacaatatattatactaatagtgatattaatattatatatagttatagacttatagtaacatattaagttaactatactTTTagtctattatacatatattatgctataattcttataatatattaatatatactaatactatatatatactgttATAGTATTATTGCTACTACTacatatagacttatagtgtgtatatatatatatatatattataatgatatagtgatactaatactatatattatatagtaatgcATTAATgctatagacttatagtgattagttattatgaatcatgattaggataagttataactatattagtataagtataattatagtctatattagactattagtattttttttataccatattagagtctagagtctagactattaatataatacttgtattagtataaatattagtattaggataaaattataaataatagtattagttaataattacttaatggtgAATTAGTGATAGGATAAGGTTAAttggttaaatgaaaattatataattaatatatataaattatatatattttttaattttcattcggTCCGATCTGGTCTAAAAAACCCCTGGACCATGGACCGGACTGAATGAACTTAGTCCTATGAAATTCAAACCAAGACCAACTGGAACCATTCCTAGTTCGGTCCTGTCTAGACCGAATTGATTGGCCCAATCGATTTTTCCGGTCCAGATTGCCCGATTTTCACCCCTAGTCGTGATGTGATGCTCTAATATGACATGAAGATgatgtttcagattttgatataccaaaatatttttgaataagaaatttttataaaagtctcgctctgatatttttaataacatgttttgattatgaattctaaaagcaaatattttgattttgcattctgcattctgcattctaaaagaaaatattttttctgcattttgaattttgtaaatgctcTTGTTTACATACAAGTATATGTTCCCtacttgctgagttgttgataactcaccccttatctctataatatttttcagatattttttatggttaaGCCGAGGATCAATATTATGAGacattgggtgagatgatttaagtatagttGATTGAAcatagaaagtttttatgagtatttgcgatttttattaagaaattttattgtgttatgatgacttggtattttagaaaatttattatattcaggaaattagtttgaatcaaaatttctatataatattataaatttggagtctataattatatcgttgaaatgtgagtttaagtgataggaagtaactctctGACCCGTACGGGACCGGGGAATGAGAAcacaaagaagagagaaaaatatgatcaaaattCAGATCCAGCTCGAGGGAAAAATATGGATACAAAATTTAGAGATCTATTGGTGTAGATCAGATCGACACATGAGGTTCAATTAGACATATGaaatagatttttcttgaaaggaaaacaaatggACATTTATGTGTAGTATTACATCTGAAATCTGCAAATGGAGAAAATTTACAACACTATAGAAAATGATTAGTGTATCCGAAAGAATTAAATGGTGTATTGTGCGTTTTTGTAATAAACTATTTAGTTCAAAGTAAAGAACAAGTTTAGTCAACAAGgaacaagcttttttttttttttttttttgaaagaaaaatgtgtAATTCTTTATTGAATTAACCTGAAACAAAGATTAATCAATACTATATTTCTCACTAAGTacaacatttgtaatttgtctAGGGCCTTCTTCAATACACACCCTTTCTTCTATACTAGACAAAGCTAGTTTTGCAAGTATATGAGCTACTTTGTTAGCTTCTCTATAAACAAATCTTGTAGACCAATCAGTCTTATCTTTTTTGTATCTTCTATGAACACCCCATAATCTGTTAGCACATCCTCATACTGCACAAGTCCTTCACAACAACCTTGAGAGTCCCCCTCTAGCATTGCTCTACCGAGCCCTAGTTCCAAGCACAATAGAGCAGCTTTTCTAGCAACCATGGCTTATGCTTGACAAGCTCCTTCTTGATTCTCAACAGCCGAGCACAGACAGGCTAGCACCTCCCCTTGATCATCCCTCACCACAACAGCAATCCCCACTCTTCTGTTGGTAGCATCCACCGCAGCATCCCAATTTGCCTTCACCCTCCCCACCTCAGGCTTTTCCCATTTAGCATCTTCTCTTCTCATAGCTCTAGTACCCAATCCTCTTTGTTCGATCAGATTAGCTTCCTTGAATTCTGCCCAAGCCAGCTTagtatttttaagacttttctTTGGTTCATCAAATTGATCTTCAAATAAACACAGGTTCCTCCTGAGCCACAACTTCCGCATGGTGCAAGCCATTAATTCCACCTCTTCTATACTTAACTTCAGAAACATAATGGCCCGTAACTCTGTAAAACCAATCTCTGTATTACTCCATTTTCTTACAGGACTCTCATCCTTTGCCCATACATCTAAAGCTATAGGGCATCCACATACCACATGTACTATTGTTTCAATCCCCCTCTCACAGATAGGACACAAATTAGAAACTGAAACTTTCCTTTTAAAGAGATTAGCCTTAGTAGGTAAGAGCTCATGACCCACCTTCCACAAAAACATCTTCACAACACCTTGCACATTTTGATTCCATATTTGCCTCGATCTTATCCTTCCCCCATGTTCCTACTAAATCTTTCTTTGCcaagaaaatatgcaaatttaaCAGAGAACTTGCCATTCTTTGTTGGCCCCCATACTATCCTATCCTCCACACCCCACCTACTAAGGGGTAACTTGCATATCTGCTTGGCATCCATTGTATTGAAAGAATCAAAAATGAAATCTTTCTTCCAACATCCAGTCTGAACATCAATCAGCAAATTAACTTTGGCATCAAGAGGCAAAGTAGTTTGAGGACATTGCACTTTATATGAGCTAGGACATGAGAGCCATCTGTCATGCCAGACACTAATCTTCCTACCGTCCCCAACCCTCCATAAAATCCCATCTTTGACAAGATCAATGACAGACCAGAAGCTCCTCCATATGTATGAAGGATTATAACCCAATTTTGCATCATTCAAGCCAACCCCTCTAAAGTATTTCTTCTTCATAATTTGAGCAACCAACGGGGAAGGGGAAGTAAGCATTCTCCAGCATTGCTTGATTGAAACATTCAATATCCCTGAAGCCTAATCCTGCAACCCTTTTTGAATCTCCCAACCTATTCCAGCTTCTCCATTGTATCTTATTCTCATTTTGTTTGTGCCCCTACCAAAACCTGGCCATAAGGGAAGAGATCTCTTTGCAAATTTTCCTTGGCAACATAAACACACTCATTGAGTATGTAGAAATAGCCTAAACAataactttcaataaaaattctttCCCTGCCTGTGATAAGAAAAGATTCTTCAAGTTATTCAGCTTAGCCCATACCCTTTCCTTAACTAATCTGAAAGTGTTGTACCGAGATCTACCCACCATGGCAGGTAGACCTagatatttctcataatttccacACACAGGAACCCCTACCACCTTTTGGATCTGTCTTCTCACTGCAGTAGCTATGTTTGTACTGAAAAATATGGTGGACTTTTGTAAGTTGAGCAACTATCCCGAGGCCTTCCCATACAGCTCCAACACATCATGAATCCCATGCCATTCAGCCATGAGTGCCCTCCTAAAAATACACAATCATCTACAAAGAGCAGGTGATTTACCCTTATTCCTCCCCTGGCCATGGCAACCCCCTTATCATCGTAGACTTTTCAGCCATATTAATTAAGGAGCTAAGTCCTTCAGCACACAAGATGAACAAATAAGGGGATATGGGATTCCCTTGTCTAATCCCACGTGTTGGCTTAGTAACTCTACTAGGTTGTccattcaataaaattgagtaagaaaaaaaattcaaatagcCCTATCCACCTCTCCCCAAACCCCAACCTTTTCATCATTCCTTCCAAAAACTCCCGCTCAATCCTATCGTAAACTTTAGCCATATCCAGCTTTAGAGCCATACTCCCCACCCTTCCTTTTTGCCTTGTCTTCATCGTGTGGAGAGTCTCATATGCTATCATGACATTATTTGTTATAAGCCTCTCAGAAATGAAGGTGCTTTGGTTGCTGGAAATCAGATAGGGAAGTAGCTTCTTAAGCCTGTTAGCCATCACCTTTGAAGCCAACTTATAGACCACATTACGGAGACTAATGGGTCTAAATTCACTAGCTTTCGAAGGGTTCTTCACTTTAAGGATAAGTGCTATATAAGTATGGTTAATGATACTATTAAGCTCTGATACTATTAAGCTCCCCATAACCATTCAAAAAATTGAGTAAAGCCTCACTGACCTCCTCTCCCACAAAATGCTAGTAGGCTTGAAAAAAACAAGCCCCATACCCATCGGGTCTAGGGGATTTCAAAGGAGCCATATGTTTTAAGGCAACCTCAATTTCCTCTCTATTAAACTCCTTTTGTAACTTTACATTCATGTCACATGTGACCCTTGCACCATATTCTTGCTTCTTCACTGACTAGCACAagagtgaatttttttttttttttttgtacttttatcCCCCAACTGATACCAATTCTTTTTCACCCTTTGCTTCCATTTCATATCTTCTTGCTCAAGTAAAAGCCCTAGCTCCTTTTGTAGCCTTTCAACAATATCAACATTATAAGGACCTTCATTATCCTGCTTCTCTttcaatctttttgttttttccttgaTAAGGAGCTCATCACTCTTCCCTTTCTATTTACTCCACAATAACAACTCCCTTTTGCAATTATGGAGCTTTTTCTGTACCACCCTTAAACAGCACTGCCCATCAGGCCTTCTCGACCACACTCCTTCAATTACAACACCCTTTTCCTCATCCATGGCCCATTTAGCTTCAAATCTAAATATTCTTTGACCTCTCCTTTTTCCCATACTTTCTTTCTCTATGCTCAACAACAGAGCTTTATGATCTGATTGTGAAGCTGTCAAAACCTCCACCTCACGACATCTAAAGAAATCTATCCAGTTGCAGTTAGTTGTAGCGCTATCAAGCCTTTCCTTGGTGATGGAGTTATCCTCAAGCCGATTACTCCATGTGAATCTACACCCTTTCCAACCtaaatcaaaaacaaaattctctTCCAAAGTTTGTTGAAAATCATTCATCTACCCCTCAAGTCGAGGCCTTCCTCCACTCTTCTCGCCATCTGCTCTTGGGGTCTGAGCAGTGACATCAGCCTCCAAGTCTCCCTCCTTCTACTAACCTTAGGATGGTCATAGAACCCCGTTAACAACCACCTAATTTCCCTTTCAATATACGCACTAATATGATGCTGTGAGAAGTTCAGAATTTCTAACCTCACTTCCTTCCTCCACAACAACACCAATCCTCCTTCCTTCCTATTGGCTCCACTACAAAGCAACCATCCCATCCCATTCTATTTTTAACTCCTTCAAATTTTTTAGCTACTAGTTTAGtcacaataaaaaaacacaatctcaGGTCTCTTATTCTTCATCAACAGATGAAAAGCCTAAACTGTCtgggggttcccaagcccctGGCAGTTTCAGTTTAGGATTTGCATAATGGTTGGCGGGGCTGGTAACCAGCCACTGCTATAGATGAATAGATAAGCCCTCCCATCACCTCCTCTGTTTTCCTTCCCTTCTTGCACACCCCTTCTGCCTCCACCTAACTTGAAAACACTCCAGTTGTATGTTTGCAAGCATCCTTTGGTTTAACAGAACCATAAGACCCTACTACTCTAGCCTTCCTCTTCCATCTGCCTCTTGTCTTCCTCACTAAATCACCCCCAACAGATTCATCTAGACTGTTATTGCACTCCACACAACCTTTAATCTCATAGTTGCTTTCTACAAGTATCGTAGTACCAACCCCCTCCACCTTTTTTTTCAGAACTCGCATCAAATACCACCTTAGCACCTGCCAATACAACAGTACATTCATCCTCACCCTTCCCCTGACCAATCTCAGCACCAATATCCCCTCCCTCCAGCATCTTCCCACCCTTCCCCAGATCAACAGAAACACTATCCAAGATGGTCTCAACATCTTCCCACCCTTCCCTCCCACTCCCTTGTTCTCCCACTCCCTCAGTCTTGCCTTCCCCATCATCCTCATATCGACCCCCCTCCCCCTACTCCCTTGTTTACCATTGAGTTTACGTCGTGGATTAAAGGTTGCCCTGAGCCAAGACCCGTATTGCGACCCCACTCCCTTACCTCGCATTGCACTCTCGTTCAATCCCCTACACCCCTCCACCTCGTGACAGATCACACCACAATTGAAGCATAGTTTCGGAAGCTTCTCATACGTCAGTGGGATCCAGATCTTATTCCCCAACAGCATTATCGTCCTCCCTCGCACCACCTTCTTCTTCAAATCAACTTC encodes the following:
- the LOC121247327 gene encoding uncharacterized protein LOC121247327, with the protein product MKKKYFRGVGLNDAKLGYNPSYIWRSFWSVIDLVKDGILWRVGDGRKISVWHDRWLSCPSSYKVQCPQTTLPLDAKVNLLIDVQTGCWKKDFIFDSFNTMDAKQICKLPLSRWGVEDRIKDLVGTWGKDKIEANMESKCARCCEDVFVEALDVWAKDESPVRKWSNTEIGFTELRAIMFLKLSIEEVELMACTMRKLWLRRNLCLFEDQFDEPKKSLKNTKLAWAEFKEANLIEQRGLGTRAMRREDAKWEKPEVGRVKANWDAAVDATNRRVGIAVVVRDDQGEVLACLCSAVENQEGACQA